In one window of Brenneria goodwinii DNA:
- a CDS encoding serine hydrolase, with protein sequence MKKTILFPHLKFFTAGAALLAGLVAPVYAEQMPAAPQIDAKAFILMDYHSGEVLTESNADERLDPASLTKMMASYVTGQAIKAGKIRPTDEVTVGRDAWATGNPVLRGSSLMFLKPGDRIAVSELNKGIVIQSGNDASIALADHVAGSQDAFVSLMNNYVKALGLTNTHFLTVHGLDAPGQYSTARDMALLGQALIRDVPDEYALHKEKEFTFNNIRQPNRNRLLWSTNLNVDGIKTGHTSGAGHNLVASATEGNMRLISVVLGAPTDAVRFRESEKLLTWGFRFYETVTPIKEGATFTTQRVWFGSQKDARLGVAKDAALTIPKGQMKNMKASFTLLQPQLTAPLAKNQVVGTIDFQLDGKSIGQRQLVALDEIPEAGFFSRLWDSIMMKLQQWFGGLFG encoded by the coding sequence ATGAAGAAAACTATTCTCTTTCCCCATCTAAAATTTTTCACGGCGGGCGCGGCATTACTGGCAGGACTCGTTGCGCCAGTGTATGCCGAACAGATGCCTGCCGCCCCTCAGATTGACGCTAAGGCTTTCATTCTGATGGATTATCACAGCGGAGAAGTCCTGACCGAATCTAATGCTGATGAACGTCTTGACCCGGCCAGCCTCACCAAAATGATGGCGAGTTATGTTACCGGCCAGGCTATCAAGGCCGGGAAAATTCGGCCCACGGATGAGGTTACGGTCGGGAGAGACGCCTGGGCGACCGGCAATCCGGTGCTGCGTGGTTCATCGCTGATGTTTCTTAAGCCAGGCGATCGCATTGCGGTTTCGGAACTGAATAAAGGTATCGTCATTCAATCGGGGAATGATGCCAGTATTGCGCTGGCTGACCACGTGGCCGGCAGTCAGGATGCGTTTGTTAGCCTGATGAACAATTATGTCAAGGCGCTGGGATTAACCAATACCCACTTTCTTACCGTGCATGGGCTGGATGCGCCGGGACAGTACAGCACCGCGCGCGATATGGCGTTATTGGGGCAGGCATTGATTCGTGATGTGCCGGACGAGTATGCGCTGCATAAGGAAAAAGAGTTCACCTTCAATAATATTCGCCAGCCCAATCGTAATCGTCTGTTGTGGAGCACCAACCTGAATGTGGACGGCATTAAAACCGGTCACACCAGCGGTGCCGGTCATAATCTGGTCGCCTCGGCCACCGAAGGAAATATGCGCCTGATCTCCGTTGTGCTGGGGGCGCCAACGGACGCGGTAAGGTTCCGTGAAAGCGAGAAACTGCTGACCTGGGGATTCCGCTTCTATGAAACGGTAACGCCGATCAAAGAGGGGGCGACGTTTACCACGCAGCGGGTCTGGTTTGGCAGCCAAAAGGACGCCCGGCTTGGGGTGGCGAAAGATGCCGCATTGACGATCCCAAAAGGGCAGATGAAAAATATGAAAGCCAGTTTTACGCTGCTTCAGCCGCAGCTGACGGCGCCATTGGCGAAAAATCAGGTCGTCGGCACCATTGATTTTCAGCTTGATGGTAAAAGCATCGGGCAACGCCAGTTAGTTGCGCTGGACGAGATCCCCGAAGCGGGCTTTTTTAGCCGGCTGTGGGATTCCATCATGATGAAACTGCAACAGTGGTTTGGCGGCTTATTCGGTTAA
- the nfsA gene encoding oxygen-insensitive NADPH nitroreductase, giving the protein MTPTIDLLRHHRSIRAFTSQTLTDEQRGAIVAAAQSASSSSFLQCSSIIRITDPAIRQTLVHYCGEQRYVAQAAEFWVFCADFHRHLQISPQAEVGMAEQLLIGCIDTAIMAQNALIAAESLGLGGVFIGGIRNSIADVTTLLKLPQQVLPLFGLCLGYPDAEPPLKPRMPPEMLLHENAYQPLDGEKLAEYDRQLAEYYLQRTGNRRDSWSEHVQRTLKKELRPFMLDYLHQQGWAIR; this is encoded by the coding sequence GTGACGCCCACCATTGACCTGTTACGACATCATCGATCCATCCGCGCCTTTACCTCACAGACGCTGACGGATGAACAACGCGGCGCGATCGTCGCCGCTGCCCAGAGCGCTTCCAGCTCCAGTTTTCTACAATGCAGTTCCATTATCCGTATTACCGACCCTGCAATTCGGCAGACGCTGGTTCACTATTGCGGCGAACAGCGCTATGTTGCGCAGGCCGCGGAGTTTTGGGTGTTCTGCGCGGATTTCCATCGTCATCTGCAAATATCTCCACAGGCTGAAGTCGGGATGGCGGAACAGCTGTTGATAGGTTGTATTGATACGGCAATCATGGCGCAGAATGCGCTGATCGCCGCGGAATCATTAGGATTGGGCGGCGTATTTATCGGCGGGATTCGCAATAGTATCGCAGATGTCACGACGCTATTGAAACTGCCGCAGCAGGTGCTGCCGTTATTCGGGCTCTGCCTGGGATACCCGGATGCGGAGCCGCCGTTAAAGCCACGCATGCCGCCTGAAATGTTGTTGCATGAGAATGCCTATCAGCCGCTCGATGGTGAAAAACTGGCCGAGTACGATCGACAACTGGCGGAGTATTACCTACAGCGCACCGGTAATCGCCGTGATAGCTGGAGCGAGCATGTACAGCGCACGCTAAAAAAAGAGCTACGTCCGTTTATGCTGGACTACTTACATCAACAGGGATGGGCGATACGTTAG
- a CDS encoding aspartate:alanine antiporter: MNINVADLLNGNYILLLFVVLSLGLCLGKLRLGPVQLGNSIGVLVVSLLLGQQHFSINTEALNLGFMLFIFCVGVEAGPNFFSIFFRDGKNYLMLALVMVLSAMLLALGLGKLFGWGIGLTAGMLAGSMTSTPVLVGAGDTLRTMSGLGSQIGIEQDNLSLGYALTYLVGLVSLIFGARYLPKLQHQDLPTSAQQIARERGLDTDSQRKVYLPIIRAYRVGPELVAWADGKNLRELGIYRQTGCYIERIRRNGILANPDGDAVLQLGDEIALVGYPDAHARLNPNFRDGKEVFDRDLLDMRIVTEEIVVKNHNAVGKRLSQLKLTDHGCFLNRIIRSQIEMPIDDGVVLNKGDVLQVSGDARRVKSIADRIGFISIHSQVTDLLAFCAFFIIGIMVGLITIQFSNFTFGIGNAAGLLFAGIMLGFLRANHPTFGYIPQGALNMVKEFGLMVFMAGVGLSAGSSIGRSFGEIGAQMLVSGLIVSLVPVIICFLFGAYVLRMNRALLFGAMMGARTCAPAMEIISDTARSNIPALGYAGTYAIANVLLTLAGSLIIIIWPELPG; this comes from the coding sequence ATGAATATAAACGTCGCTGATTTGTTAAACGGGAATTACATTCTGCTCTTATTCGTGGTTCTTTCATTAGGACTCTGCCTGGGGAAATTACGCCTGGGTCCAGTACAACTCGGTAATTCTATTGGTGTTTTAGTTGTATCGTTATTACTCGGCCAACAACATTTTTCGATTAATACTGAAGCACTCAACCTCGGTTTCATGTTGTTTATTTTTTGTGTTGGTGTTGAAGCCGGGCCTAATTTCTTTTCTATTTTTTTCCGCGACGGCAAAAATTACCTGATGCTTGCCTTGGTAATGGTTCTCAGCGCAATGCTTTTAGCGCTCGGGCTAGGGAAACTATTCGGTTGGGGGATCGGACTGACGGCAGGTATGCTTGCCGGCTCGATGACGTCAACGCCCGTGTTGGTCGGCGCCGGCGATACCCTACGCACAATGTCCGGTCTCGGTTCGCAGATCGGTATTGAACAGGACAACCTGAGCCTGGGTTATGCGCTCACTTACTTGGTCGGTTTGGTCAGCCTGATTTTCGGCGCACGCTATCTGCCCAAGTTACAGCATCAGGATCTGCCCACCAGCGCCCAGCAAATCGCCCGCGAGCGCGGGCTTGATACCGACAGCCAAAGAAAAGTCTACCTGCCGATTATCCGCGCCTACCGCGTCGGGCCTGAACTGGTCGCCTGGGCGGACGGTAAAAACCTGCGCGAGCTAGGCATTTACCGCCAGACCGGCTGCTACATTGAACGTATTCGCCGTAATGGCATTTTGGCCAACCCGGATGGCGATGCCGTGCTGCAACTCGGCGATGAGATCGCCCTGGTTGGCTACCCCGACGCCCACGCCCGCCTTAACCCTAACTTCCGCGACGGGAAAGAAGTTTTCGATCGCGACCTGCTGGATATGCGCATCGTGACCGAAGAGATCGTGGTGAAAAACCACAATGCCGTCGGTAAACGCCTCAGCCAGCTAAAACTAACCGACCACGGTTGTTTTCTTAACCGTATTATCCGCAGCCAGATTGAAATGCCTATTGATGACGGCGTCGTGCTGAATAAAGGCGATGTTTTGCAGGTGAGCGGTGATGCCCGGCGGGTAAAAAGCATTGCGGATAGAATCGGGTTTATCTCTATTCACAGCCAGGTGACCGACCTGCTGGCTTTCTGCGCTTTCTTTATTATCGGTATCATGGTCGGCCTGATTACCATCCAATTCAGTAATTTCACGTTCGGCATAGGCAATGCCGCAGGACTGCTGTTTGCCGGCATCATGCTTGGTTTCCTGCGCGCCAACCACCCAACCTTCGGCTATATACCGCAAGGGGCGCTGAACATGGTGAAAGAGTTCGGTCTCATGGTGTTTATGGCTGGCGTCGGGTTAAGCGCCGGCAGCAGTATCGGCCGTAGCTTCGGTGAAATCGGGGCGCAGATGCTGGTATCGGGATTGATTGTCAGCCTGGTGCCGGTGATTATTTGTTTCCTCTTCGGGGCGTATGTATTGCGGATGAATCGCGCGCTGCTTTTTGGCGCCATGATGGGAGCCAGAACCTGCGCGCCGGCCATGGAGATCATCAGCGATACTGCCCGCAGTAATATTCCTGCTCTGGGCTATGCGGGAACCTATGCCATTGCTAATGTATTACTGACATTAGCGGGCTCGCTCATCATTATTATCTGGCCTGAATTACCTGGATGA
- a CDS encoding methionine ABC transporter permease, which yields MADLWIDLVSAFGETFQMVGISTLFAIIGGLPLGFLIYVTDRHLFWENRAVYLFSTVLVNIIRSIPFVILLVLLLPLTQILLGNTIGPVAAAVPMSVAAIAFYARLVDSALREVEPGIIEAAEAFGATPMRIICTVLLPEAKAGLLRGLTITLVSLIGYSAMAGIVGGGGVGDLAIRFGYYRYETEVMIITVIALVILVQIVQTLGDWLSKRADKRERR from the coding sequence ATGGCTGATTTATGGATCGATCTGGTTTCGGCGTTCGGGGAAACATTCCAGATGGTGGGTATTTCAACCCTGTTCGCCATTATCGGCGGATTACCGCTGGGTTTCCTAATTTATGTGACCGACCGTCATCTGTTTTGGGAAAACCGCGCGGTGTATCTGTTCAGCACCGTGCTGGTGAATATCATCCGTTCGATTCCGTTTGTGATTCTGCTGGTGCTGCTGTTGCCGCTAACGCAGATTCTGTTAGGCAATACCATTGGACCGGTGGCGGCTGCGGTGCCGATGTCGGTCGCGGCCATCGCATTCTATGCCCGTCTGGTGGATAGCGCGCTGCGTGAAGTGGAGCCCGGTATTATTGAAGCCGCCGAAGCCTTTGGCGCCACCCCGATGCGGATCATCTGCACCGTATTATTGCCGGAGGCCAAGGCCGGTTTATTACGCGGGCTGACCATTACGCTGGTCAGTCTTATCGGTTATTCGGCCATGGCGGGCATTGTCGGCGGCGGCGGCGTCGGCGATCTGGCGATCCGCTTCGGTTACTATCGTTATGAAACCGAGGTCATGATTATCACCGTTATCGCGTTGGTCATTCTGGTGCAGATTGTACAAACGCTGGGTGATTGGCTGTCGAAACGGGCTGATAAGCGCGAACGCCGCTGA
- a CDS encoding inner membrane protein YbjM gives MASDKGWGGAACCFLLFTVIFLSQKMSALDVINEDKLSGDPGMLLFLLPGLAASCLSARGRLIYPLIGALVAMPVCLLMSYFGRALNHSFWQELAYVLSAVFWSVLGALIFLCIHAIYRRYFR, from the coding sequence ATGGCGAGCGATAAGGGTTGGGGAGGTGCGGCCTGCTGTTTTTTGCTGTTTACCGTGATCTTTTTAAGCCAGAAAATGAGTGCGCTTGATGTGATCAACGAAGATAAATTAAGTGGCGATCCCGGCATGTTGCTCTTTTTATTACCCGGCCTGGCGGCGAGCTGCCTGTCTGCGCGCGGGCGGTTGATTTACCCGCTGATTGGCGCATTGGTTGCGATGCCGGTGTGTCTATTGATGTCGTATTTCGGACGCGCGCTGAACCACTCTTTCTGGCAGGAGTTGGCCTATGTGCTGAGCGCGGTATTCTGGAGTGTGCTGGGGGCGCTGATATTTTTATGTATTCATGCGATCTATCGACGATATTTTCGCTGA
- the deoC gene encoding deoxyribose-phosphate aldolase — MTTETRDYAPYIDHTLLAADATEQQIVKLCEEAKTHHFYAVCVNSGYVPLVASQLKNTSVHVCSVIGFPLGAGLTSAKVFEAKAAIDAGAEEIDMVINIGWLKSGNLDAVKADIQAVREVCAAIPLKVILETCLLDDEQIVLICEMCRELKVAFVKTSTGFSTGGARAEHVKLMRQTVGPEVGVKASGAVRDRQTAEIMIRAGATRIGTSSGVAIVSGESAAAGTY; from the coding sequence ATGACCACCGAAACACGCGATTACGCCCCCTATATTGACCATACGCTGCTGGCCGCCGACGCCACCGAACAACAGATCGTCAAACTGTGTGAGGAAGCAAAAACGCATCACTTCTATGCGGTCTGCGTCAACTCAGGCTACGTCCCATTAGTCGCCAGCCAGCTAAAAAATACTTCGGTCCACGTTTGCTCGGTGATCGGCTTCCCATTGGGAGCAGGACTGACATCAGCCAAAGTCTTTGAAGCGAAAGCCGCCATTGACGCCGGTGCTGAGGAAATAGATATGGTGATAAATATCGGCTGGTTGAAAAGCGGCAACCTTGACGCGGTTAAAGCCGATATTCAGGCCGTGCGCGAGGTTTGCGCCGCTATACCGTTGAAGGTAATATTGGAAACCTGCCTGCTTGACGATGAACAAATCGTGCTGATTTGTGAAATGTGTCGTGAATTGAAAGTGGCTTTCGTTAAAACATCCACGGGATTCAGCACCGGCGGCGCTCGCGCAGAACACGTGAAGTTGATGCGCCAAACGGTAGGGCCGGAGGTTGGCGTTAAAGCGTCGGGAGCCGTTCGCGATCGCCAGACGGCGGAGATCATGATCCGCGCAGGCGCTACCCGCATCGGTACCAGTTCCGGCGTGGCTATTGTTTCCGGTGAGTCGGCAGCGGCGGGAACCTACTAA
- a CDS encoding aldose 1-epimerase family protein, translated as MSTQIHLSRSMFTQQPRVLLENTDFSATTFRYASGIEAVKLQNARGYVIVLPFYGQMLWDAEFDGHSLTMTNPFTEPKPGSSIIDTYGCFAFHSGLLSNGCPAEDDQHPLHGEMACAPMDSARLVIGDNSLTLTGDYEYVKGFGHHYRAAPAVTMTAGSTLLKIDMAVTNLASVPMPLQYMCHMNYAYVAGATFSQNIPDRAFALRASIPGHVHPTPQWLNYTERLAQTPESFKALDEPEFYDPEIVFFADNLSQYAQQVEFSMHAPQGHRFITRFSTAELNYATRWILHNGDQKVAAFVLPATCRPEGHNAARRAGSLIEMAAGETRRFHVETGLA; from the coding sequence ATGAGCACGCAAATTCACTTATCACGTTCGATGTTTACGCAACAGCCCCGGGTGTTGTTGGAAAATACGGATTTTTCGGCGACGACCTTTCGCTATGCCTCAGGGATTGAGGCCGTCAAGTTACAGAATGCGCGCGGGTACGTTATTGTGCTGCCGTTTTATGGACAGATGCTTTGGGATGCGGAATTTGACGGCCATTCGTTGACGATGACCAACCCGTTCACGGAGCCTAAACCGGGTAGCAGTATCATCGATACCTACGGCTGTTTCGCCTTTCATTCCGGTTTGCTGAGTAATGGCTGTCCCGCCGAGGACGATCAACATCCGCTGCACGGGGAAATGGCCTGCGCGCCGATGGACAGCGCGCGTCTGGTGATTGGCGATAATAGTCTGACGCTGACGGGCGACTATGAATATGTAAAGGGATTCGGTCATCATTATCGGGCCGCGCCGGCAGTTACCATGACGGCAGGCAGTACGCTGTTGAAGATTGATATGGCGGTGACGAATTTGGCGAGCGTGCCGATGCCGTTACAGTACATGTGCCACATGAACTATGCCTATGTGGCCGGGGCAACCTTTAGTCAAAATATTCCCGATCGGGCTTTCGCCTTACGCGCCTCCATCCCGGGTCATGTTCATCCCACGCCTCAGTGGCTGAATTACACGGAGAGGCTGGCGCAGACGCCCGAAAGTTTCAAGGCGCTGGATGAACCTGAGTTTTACGATCCTGAAATCGTCTTTTTTGCCGATAACCTGTCTCAGTATGCGCAACAGGTAGAATTCAGCATGCATGCGCCGCAGGGGCATCGTTTTATTACCCGTTTTTCTACGGCGGAACTGAATTACGCCACACGCTGGATTTTGCATAACGGCGATCAAAAAGTCGCCGCGTTTGTTCTGCCGGCGACCTGTCGGCCTGAAGGACACAACGCTGCTCGTCGGGCAGGATCGCTAATTGAAATGGCCGCAGGCGAGACACGACGTTTCCATGTGGAAACCGGATTAGCCTGA
- the fucP gene encoding L-fucose:H+ symporter permease, whose amino-acid sequence MRQDIIQMPDGYLNKTPLFQFILLSCLFPLWGCAASLNDILITQFKSVFELSDFASALVQSAFYGGYFLIAIPASVVIRKSSYKIAILMGLTLYIAGCSLFYPASHMATYTMFLAAIFAIAIGLSFLETAANTYSSMIGHRDYATLRLNISQTFYPVGALMGIVLGKYLVFQEGDSLESQMAAMTPEQVHAFRLQMLEHTLEPYKYLIFVLLVVFFLFLLTRYPRCKVQVDEQSKKPLPSLGETLRYLAGNSHFKRGIMAQFLYVGMQVAVWSFTIRLALTLGASNERDASNFMIYSFICFFIGKFVANFLMTRFSAEKVLIAYSVLGVATLAYVAMVPSFTAVYAAVFVSVLFGPCWATIYAGTLDTVDKKYTEVAGAIIVMSIVGAAVVPAIQGYVSDHLGSMQKSFGVSLLCFAYVGFYFWGEMRNKQRIAAGRPAVKNEA is encoded by the coding sequence ATGCGTCAGGACATTATCCAAATGCCGGATGGCTATCTGAACAAGACGCCATTGTTCCAGTTCATCTTGCTGTCGTGCTTGTTCCCGCTGTGGGGATGCGCGGCCAGCCTGAATGATATTTTGATTACTCAATTTAAAAGCGTGTTTGAACTAAGCGATTTCGCCAGTGCGCTGGTGCAAAGCGCGTTTTACGGCGGCTATTTTCTGATCGCTATCCCGGCGTCGGTAGTGATTCGGAAAAGCAGTTATAAAATCGCCATCTTGATGGGGCTGACGCTGTACATCGCCGGGTGCAGCCTGTTTTATCCGGCATCGCATATGGCCACCTATACCATGTTTCTGGCGGCGATTTTTGCCATCGCCATTGGCCTGAGCTTCCTGGAAACGGCCGCAAACACCTATAGTTCCATGATTGGTCATCGCGATTACGCCACGCTGCGGCTGAATATCAGCCAGACGTTTTATCCGGTCGGCGCGTTAATGGGGATTGTGCTGGGTAAATATCTGGTATTCCAGGAGGGCGATAGCCTGGAGAGCCAGATGGCGGCCATGACGCCGGAGCAGGTCCATGCGTTCCGTCTGCAAATGCTGGAACACACGCTGGAACCCTATAAATATCTGATTTTTGTGTTGCTGGTCGTCTTCTTCCTGTTCCTGTTGACCCGTTACCCGAGATGTAAGGTGCAGGTTGACGAGCAGAGCAAAAAGCCATTGCCGTCACTGGGGGAAACCTTGCGCTATCTGGCGGGCAACAGCCACTTCAAACGCGGCATTATGGCGCAGTTCCTGTATGTCGGAATGCAGGTCGCGGTGTGGTCTTTCACCATTCGGCTGGCATTGACCTTAGGCGCGTCTAACGAACGCGACGCCTCTAACTTTATGATTTATAGCTTTATCTGCTTCTTTATCGGTAAGTTTGTGGCGAATTTCCTGATGACGCGCTTCAGCGCCGAAAAAGTGTTGATTGCTTACTCGGTGTTAGGCGTAGCGACGCTGGCCTATGTCGCCATGGTGCCCAGCTTCACCGCCGTTTATGCCGCCGTGTTCGTCAGCGTACTGTTCGGCCCCTGCTGGGCAACGATCTATGCCGGCACGCTGGATACCGTCGATAAGAAATACACCGAGGTCGCCGGCGCCATTATTGTCATGTCTATCGTAGGCGCCGCCGTGGTCCCGGCAATTCAGGGATATGTCTCCGATCATCTCGGTTCAATGCAGAAATCGTTTGGCGTCTCCCTGCTGTGTTTTGCCTACGTCGGTTTCTACTTCTGGGGTGAAATGCGTAACAAGCAGCGTATCGCCGCCGGTCGGCCCGCGGTTAAGAATGAAGCCTGA
- a CDS encoding GrxA family glutaredoxin, whose protein sequence is MIAVIFGRPGCPYCVRAKELAEKLAEQRDDFRYRYVDIRAEGITKEDLSKTVGKPVETVPQIFLDEKHIGGCTDFEAYAKENLGLFQN, encoded by the coding sequence ATGATCGCTGTTATTTTTGGGCGCCCTGGTTGCCCATATTGTGTGCGTGCTAAAGAGTTGGCTGAAAAACTGGCGGAACAGCGTGACGACTTCCGCTACCGCTACGTGGATATCCGTGCGGAAGGCATCACCAAAGAAGATTTGTCGAAAACGGTCGGCAAACCCGTAGAAACCGTGCCGCAGATCTTCCTTGATGAAAAACACATCGGTGGTTGTACGGATTTTGAAGCTTACGCGAAAGAAAATCTGGGTTTGTTCCAAAACTAA
- the rbsK gene encoding ribokinase encodes MDIAVIGSNMVDLITYIDDMPKTGETLEAPDFEIGCGGKGANQAVAAAKLGASVMMVSRVGDDLFADNTVKNLQRFGVDTRHVTPVPGTSSGVAPIFVDKSSQNRILIIKGANNHLSAQDIDAAAESLMQCQLIILQLEIPLETVYYAIDFARQHHIQVILNPAPASRKLDIGYACQCDFFMPNETELEILTDMPVDNEENIIKAGRSLLSRGLKNLIITMGHRGSVWMTGEQIQHIKPVSVHAIDTSGAGDAFIGCFAHYFVKDGDIKRAMEYASAFAAYSVTGKGTQRAYPDAAQFCDFLTSHSLAN; translated from the coding sequence ATGGATATTGCAGTTATTGGTTCAAACATGGTGGATCTCATCACCTACATTGATGACATGCCCAAAACCGGCGAAACGCTGGAAGCGCCCGATTTTGAAATAGGTTGCGGCGGAAAGGGGGCAAACCAGGCGGTTGCCGCGGCTAAGCTGGGGGCATCCGTCATGATGGTCAGCCGGGTCGGCGACGATCTCTTTGCCGACAATACGGTAAAGAACTTACAGCGTTTTGGGGTGGATACGCGCCATGTCACGCCTGTACCCGGAACATCAAGCGGGGTGGCGCCGATCTTCGTCGATAAGTCATCGCAAAACCGGATTTTGATTATCAAAGGCGCGAACAATCATCTGTCAGCTCAGGATATCGACGCGGCGGCCGAATCACTCATGCAATGCCAATTGATTATCCTCCAGTTGGAGATCCCGCTCGAAACCGTCTATTACGCCATTGATTTTGCCCGTCAGCATCACATCCAGGTGATTTTAAATCCGGCGCCGGCCTCGCGCAAACTGGATATCGGCTATGCCTGCCAGTGTGATTTCTTTATGCCCAACGAAACCGAACTGGAGATCCTGACCGATATGCCGGTCGATAACGAAGAAAACATTATTAAAGCCGGGCGTTCGCTGCTGTCCAGAGGGTTGAAGAACCTGATTATTACCATGGGGCACCGGGGTTCGGTATGGATGACGGGGGAGCAGATTCAACATATTAAGCCGGTCAGCGTTCACGCCATTGATACCAGCGGCGCCGGTGACGCCTTCATCGGCTGTTTTGCGCACTACTTTGTGAAGGACGGAGATATAAAACGGGCGATGGAATATGCCTCTGCTTTTGCGGCCTATAGCGTTACGGGAAAAGGTACCCAGCGTGCCTACCCGGATGCGGCGCAATTTTGTGATTTTCTTACCAGCCATTCTCTTGCCAACTAA
- the deoR gene encoding DNA-binding transcriptional repressor DeoR, with protein METRREERINKLAQVLKTADKLHLKDAAQLLGVSEMTVRRDLNAESAAVVLLGGYVVSDLKNNNVTNYFVSDQQTKQVTEKRTVGDVAARLIDANDTVFFDCGTTTPFIIEAIPDDLPFTGICYSLNTFLALQGKNACKVILCGGQFHPDNAIFTPLSQRNELDNICPNKAFISAAGIDLTAGATCFNFAELSMKHRALAMAQRAVLVADSSKFGQIRPACIGSLTLFDTLITDRKPTADYLRYFSDNGIMLMDGAR; from the coding sequence ATGGAAACACGGCGCGAAGAACGGATTAACAAACTTGCCCAGGTTTTGAAAACAGCAGACAAACTTCATCTTAAGGATGCGGCCCAGCTACTGGGGGTTTCCGAGATGACCGTTCGTCGCGATCTGAACGCCGAGTCAGCCGCCGTGGTATTACTCGGTGGCTATGTCGTCAGTGATTTGAAAAATAATAACGTCACTAATTATTTTGTTTCCGATCAACAAACCAAACAGGTGACGGAAAAACGGACCGTCGGAGACGTCGCCGCTCGCCTGATTGATGCGAACGATACGGTGTTCTTCGATTGCGGAACAACCACGCCGTTTATTATTGAAGCCATTCCAGACGATCTGCCTTTTACCGGTATTTGTTATTCCCTGAATACCTTTCTGGCATTACAGGGGAAAAATGCCTGCAAAGTGATCCTGTGCGGTGGTCAATTTCACCCGGATAACGCCATTTTCACCCCGCTCAGCCAACGTAACGAGCTTGATAATATCTGCCCGAATAAGGCGTTTATTTCAGCGGCAGGTATCGACCTTACCGCCGGAGCAACCTGTTTTAACTTTGCTGAATTGAGCATGAAACACCGCGCGCTGGCGATGGCGCAGCGCGCGGTATTGGTTGCCGATAGCAGCAAGTTTGGTCAAATCAGACCGGCCTGCATTGGCTCACTCACGCTGTTCGATACGCTGATCACCGATCGTAAGCCAACCGCAGACTATCTCCGCTACTTCAGCGACAATGGCATTATGTTAATGGACGGCGCTCGTTAA